Part of the Devosia sp. SL43 genome, CTGGCCGACGGCTATGCCGAGCTGGCGCCGCTTTTATCCGGCCATATCGTGCTGATCGGCGCCTCTGCCATTGGCTTGATGGATATCCGCGCCAGCGCGCTGGGCGAACCCGTGCCGGGTGTGTCTATCCACCTGCAGGCCATCGAACAGATGCTGACCGGCAGGTTCCTCTATCGCGCTGACTGGGTGGGCGGGCTGGAGCTGTTGATCATCACGCTCAGCGGACTTGCTGTCGTCCTGGTGCTGCTGCTCACGGGGCCGCTGGTGGGTCTGGTGTTTTCGGCGGCCATCGCGGCCGTGGCCGTGGCGACGAGCTGGTTCGCCTTTGCCCGGTTTGGCGTCCTGCTCGACCCAAGCTACGTGCTCTTTGCCGTGCTGGTGGCCTATGCCGCCATGGCATTCTTCCAGTTTGCGGTGACCGATGCCGACAAACGCCGCATAAGAAAGGCCTTCGCCCACTATGTCGAACCATCGCTGCTGACCCAGCTCGAAGCCGATGGCAACCTGCTGAGGCTGGGCGGCGATGTGCGCGAGATGACTGTGATGTTCTCCGACGTGCGCAATTTCACGGCCCTGAGCGAGCGCACGTCGCCTGCGGAACTGGTTGCCATCCTCAATCGCATGTTTGCCGGTCTCGGCGCCGCGATCATTGCCCATCACGGCACCATCGATAAATTCATGGGTGATGCCATCATGGCGTTCTGGAACGCACCGGTGGACGTGCCGGGTCACCCGCGTCACGCCTGCGAGGCGGCGCTCGACATGCGCGACGCCCTGCGCCAGATCAACGAGCGCCAGTCCAGCGCCGAACCCATCGCCATCGGCATCGGCATTTCCACTGGGCCGGCGCTGGTCGGCAATATGGGGTTCGAGGCCCGGTTTGATTACTCGTGCATCGGCGACACGGTGAATGTCGCCAGCCGTATCGAAGGCGCGTGCAAACTCGTCGGCTACGACATTCTGGTCACCGCCGAAACCCACGCCGCCGTGCCGGAACTTGCCTTTCTGCCGGCCGGATCGATCGTGCTCAAGGGTATCAGCGAGCCCGAGCCGGTCTATCTGCTGGTGGGGTCCGCGGCGCTGGCGGGGTCCGAACAGTTCCGGGCGATCGCCGCCAATCATGCCGCGCTCGTGGAGGTCTGGACATCGGGCGGTGAGGACCCGGCCCTGTTCGATCGCTGCCGCGCCGCAGCCGCCAGCCTCGATCCGCGTCTGGGCGAGTTCTACGATACCTGTCTTGGTCGTCGCGAAAACTTCGTCGCTTGACCTGCCGCCGCCGAAGCGGCACACCCCGCCAATAGCTACAGGAGAGGTCATGCGCCGATTGTCGAAACTTGCCGTGTTGGCGCTGACCCTAGTGATTGCCGCTCCCGCATCGGCAGAACAACTGACGCTGGGCGTTCAGGAATCGGGCACGGTTCAATGGGAAATCGAGACCATCAAGGCGCTGGGGCTCGACGAGAAGCATGGCGTGGAGCTGGACATCAGGCCGCTGGCCGATAGCCGGGCAGGGCAGATTGCCCTGCAGGCGGGCGAGGTGGATGTCATCCTGTCCGACTTCGTCTGGGTGACCATCCAGCGGCAGCAGGGCGGGACCACCACCATGGTGCCCCACTCGCTGGCGGTCGGTGGGCTGATGGTGGGTGCCGATAGCGGCATCGCCACGGTTGAAGACCTCAAGGGCCGGACCATCGCTGTGGCCGGCGGGCCGGTCGACAAGAGCTGGGTGATCCTGCAGGCCTATTACAACAGCATCACCGGGGCCAAACTGGCCGATGACGTGACCGCAAATTATGGCGCGCCGCCGCTGGTCAACGAATTGCTGGCCAATGGCGGGGCCGACGCCGCGCTCAACTTCTGGCAGTGGAATGCCCGGTCCAAGGTGGCGGGCGCCAGCGAGCTGCTGTCGGTGGCCAGCATGCTGGAGGGCTTGGGCGTGTCCGAGCAACCGCCTTTACTGGGCTGGACCTTTACCGACGAAACGGCGACCGCCAAGCATGATGCCGTCGTGGCTTTCCTCGATGCCTCGTTCGAGGCCAAGGACGTGTTGCTGCATGACGACGCCCTATGGGACGACCTCAGGACGCTGATGGGTGCGGCAGATGACGAGGCACTGTTCATCCAGCTGCGCGACGACTACCGGGCCGGCATCGTGTCCGGCTATGATCCCACCAATATACAGGCCGCCGAGCAGGCCTTCGCGCTGATGGTCGAGTATGGCGGTTCGGACCTGGTCGGCGATGGACAGACGCTCGATAAGGGCACTTTCTGGCAGGGCTACAGCAAATAGGCGTTTCCCAAAAAGCGGGTGAGGATGTGAAAGCGTGGCGGCCGCCGGCTGTGGCGCTGGAACTGCTGTCCCTGCCGCTGTTGCTACTGCTCTGGCAGGGCCTATCGATGGTTATCGTCCACCGGCTGTTTCCCTCGCCTGTTGTCGTCGGCGTCCAGCTGTGGGAGTTCGCCACGACTGGCCGACTGTTCGAGGATCTCGGCAAGACCATGTTCCGTGCCGGGACAGCCTTTGTCGCGGCCATGCTGATCGGTACAGCTTTGGGTATTGCCTTTGGCCGCATCCGCTGGGTCGATCGGCTGTTCTCGGGCTGGCTGTTGGTCGGGCTCAACCTGCCAGCCATTGTGGTGGCCATCGTGCTCTATATCTGGCTGGGGCTGACGGAGTTCGCATTGATCCTGGCGGTGACTGTGAACAAGGTGCCGCTGGTCGTCGCGACGATCCGGGAGGGTGTGCGCAGCTTCTCCGCCGATTACGACGAGCTCGGCGCAGTGTTCCGCATGGCGCCGCTGCGGCGATTGCGTCTGATCGTCCTGCCGCAGTTGGCGCCGTTCATCCTCACGGCGGCCCGCACTGGGCTGTCGCTGATCTGGAAGATCGTGCTGGTCTTCGAGGTGCTGGGGAGCGATGGCGGCATCGGCTATCGCGTCAGCATCATGTTCCAGTTTTTCAACATTGCCGGCATCCTGGCCTATACGGCGAGCTTCATCCTCGTTGTCCTGGCTTTCGAATACGGCATCTTGCGGCCGCTCGAGCGGCGGGTATTGCGATGGCGACCGGTCCAGCCCTGAGCATCGATATCGCTGAGAAGCGCTTCGACGCGGCCGGTCCGGCGCTGTTCGAGGGGTGGCGGCTCGACATCGCACCGTCAAGCGTGGTGGCGCTGGTCGGGCCGTCGGGCATCGGTAAATCGACGCTGTTGCGGATGGTGGCCGGTATCGATCCTAACTTTTCGGGCTCGATCCAGGTTGATGGTGTGTCTGCCGCTGCCGCTCCGACGCCGGGCTTCGTCTTCCAGGATCCGCGGCTGCTGCCCTGGCTGACGGCTGTTGAAAACATTCGCGCGGTCAATCCGGCTTGCAGCGACGCGGCTGCCTCGGCGGCGCTGGCCCGGGTGGGTCTTGATGGGGTCGGGGGCTACTATCCCCACCAACTGTCAGGTGGCATGCAGCGGCGCGTGGCGCTGGCGCGGGCGCTGGCGGTCAATGCGCGGTTATTGCTGCTCGACGAGCCGTTCGTGTCGCTGGACCGCACGCTGGTTGCGGAGATGCACCAGCTCTTCACCCAGCTGGTGACGGAGGCACGGCCCACCGTGCTGTTCGTTTCGCATCTAATCGACGATGCCGCCCGGCTCGCCGACCGGGCAATTCTGCTCGATAATCGTCCGGCCCGTATCGTCGCCGATATTGCCCTGCCAGTGCCACGAGCCAAGCGAGATGATGCGGTCCTTTCCGAATACCGCCAACTGCTCACTCTTGCCTAAACGGCTGGCCCGCCCCACCTTTGCCGGCCAAAGGAGTCGCTCGTGACCAATCCATTCTTCGCCGCCTGGACCACGCCCTATGAGGCGCCGCCATTCGACCTTATCCAGACAGCGGACTTCAAACCCGCCTATATCGAGGCGCTCGAACAGCACAAGCGGGAGATCGCGGCCATTGGCGACAATCCGGCCGCGCCGAGCTTTGACAATACCATTGCGGCGCTGGAACGATCCGGCAAACCGTTGCGGCGCGTTGACGCCGTTTTCGGACAGCTCTCATCAGCCGTGACTGATGAACAATTGCAGGCCGTCGAGCGCGACGTGGTGCTGCTGGTGGCGCGCCACTGGAACAGCATCTTCCTCGATCCAAAACTCTTCGCCCGCATCGATGCGCTCTATCAGCAGCGTCAGTCGCTTGGTCTCGATCCAGAAGCCCTGCGGGTGCTGGAGCGTTACCACCTCGATTTCGTCCGCTCGGGTGCCCGCCTGACCGACGCCGAGCGCGAGCGCTTCGGCGCCATAGTCGAGCGCCTGGCGGCGCTGGGCACGCAGTTCGGGCAGAACGTGTTGGCCGACGAACAGGAGACCGTCTTTGCGCTGTCCGAGGCCGAAATGGCCGGCCTGCCGGACTTTGCGCGCTCTGCGGCTGCGGAAACCGCGCGCGATCGCAAGCTCAATTCGCCCTTCGCCGTGACCCCGTCACGCTCCAGCGTCGAGCCCGTCCTGCATTTTGCCAGGGATCGTGCCGTGCGCGAAAAGGTCTGGCGCGCCTTCGTGCAGCGCGGGGCCAACGGCAACAAGAACGACAATTCCAAGGTCATCGAAGAGATCGTCTCGCTCCGCGCCGAACAGGCCCGGCTGCTCGGCTATGAGAGCTATGCCGCCTACAAGCTCGCCGACTCCATGGCCGGAACGCCAGCCGCCGCGCGTGGCCTGCTCGAACAGGTATGGGACGGCGGGCGCAAGAAGGCTGAGGCCGATCGTACGGCGCTGCAGGAACTGGCGCTTTCGGAGGGGCAGTCGGCGCCGCTGGAAGCGTGGGACTGGCGTTACTATGCCGAGAAGCTGCGCGGCGGGCGCTACGATTTCGACGAGAATGAACTCAAGCCCTACCTGCAGCTCGAAAGGGTGGTGGAAGCCACGTTCTTCGTCGCCGGTCAGCTGTTCGGCCTGACCTTCAACCCGCGCGCCGACATTGTCGGTTATCACCCCGACGTACGGGTCTGGGAGGCAGTGCGTGAGGGCAGGGTGGTCGGGCTGTTCTACGGCGACTATTTTGCGCGTCCCGGCAAACGCTCGGGCGCCTGGATGACCTCGTTCCGCGAGCAGTCCCGGATCGACGGTGAGCAGATCCCGTTCATCGTCAACACCTGCAACTTCAACAAGCCGCCCGAGGGCCAGCCGGCGCTGCTCTCGCTCGACGAGGCGCGCACCGTGTTCCACGAAATGGGGCACGGACTGCATGGCCTGCTCTCGAACGTGACCTATCCGCGCATTTCAGGCACCAGCGTCGTGCGCGACTTCGTCGAGCTGCCCAGCCAGCTCTATGAGCATTGGCTAGAAGCGGCGCCGGTACTGGCGCGGTTCACTCATGTGGAGACCGGCGAGCCCGTCCCCGAGGCATTGCTCGACCGGATGCGCGCTGC contains:
- a CDS encoding CHASE2 domain-containing protein, with amino-acid sequence MWKRHLSALLFGAAVVIALVLLRAADPYAIRVAREVAFDTFQQIKPREAPPNLPVRIIDIDEASLSEIGQWPWSRQTMAEIATRLTELGAAAIAFDVLFPEPDRLSPSGIVAGGDDYDVQFARALAAGPSILVMSRAVGGQAAPASKSGFAMTGEDTLASMPLLGGVAAPLPLLAAAASGLGVASLDQGGAGVARRLPLLWSSGTAPLPTLSVEALRIALGVGTLVVLGDSAGAGTVEGIRIGDLTVPTGASGDLWLYYRNLPPSTYIPARALLADGYAELAPLLSGHIVLIGASAIGLMDIRASALGEPVPGVSIHLQAIEQMLTGRFLYRADWVGGLELLIITLSGLAVVLVLLLTGPLVGLVFSAAIAAVAVATSWFAFARFGVLLDPSYVLFAVLVAYAAMAFFQFAVTDADKRRIRKAFAHYVEPSLLTQLEADGNLLRLGGDVREMTVMFSDVRNFTALSERTSPAELVAILNRMFAGLGAAIIAHHGTIDKFMGDAIMAFWNAPVDVPGHPRHACEAALDMRDALRQINERQSSAEPIAIGIGISTGPALVGNMGFEARFDYSCIGDTVNVASRIEGACKLVGYDILVTAETHAAVPELAFLPAGSIVLKGISEPEPVYLLVGSAALAGSEQFRAIAANHAALVEVWTSGGEDPALFDRCRAAAASLDPRLGEFYDTCLGRRENFVA
- a CDS encoding ABC transporter substrate-binding protein, producing MRRLSKLAVLALTLVIAAPASAEQLTLGVQESGTVQWEIETIKALGLDEKHGVELDIRPLADSRAGQIALQAGEVDVILSDFVWVTIQRQQGGTTTMVPHSLAVGGLMVGADSGIATVEDLKGRTIAVAGGPVDKSWVILQAYYNSITGAKLADDVTANYGAPPLVNELLANGGADAALNFWQWNARSKVAGASELLSVASMLEGLGVSEQPPLLGWTFTDETATAKHDAVVAFLDASFEAKDVLLHDDALWDDLRTLMGAADDEALFIQLRDDYRAGIVSGYDPTNIQAAEQAFALMVEYGGSDLVGDGQTLDKGTFWQGYSK
- a CDS encoding ABC transporter permease, yielding MKAWRPPAVALELLSLPLLLLLWQGLSMVIVHRLFPSPVVVGVQLWEFATTGRLFEDLGKTMFRAGTAFVAAMLIGTALGIAFGRIRWVDRLFSGWLLVGLNLPAIVVAIVLYIWLGLTEFALILAVTVNKVPLVVATIREGVRSFSADYDELGAVFRMAPLRRLRLIVLPQLAPFILTAARTGLSLIWKIVLVFEVLGSDGGIGYRVSIMFQFFNIAGILAYTASFILVVLAFEYGILRPLERRVLRWRPVQP
- a CDS encoding ABC transporter ATP-binding protein; protein product: MATGPALSIDIAEKRFDAAGPALFEGWRLDIAPSSVVALVGPSGIGKSTLLRMVAGIDPNFSGSIQVDGVSAAAAPTPGFVFQDPRLLPWLTAVENIRAVNPACSDAAASAALARVGLDGVGGYYPHQLSGGMQRRVALARALAVNARLLLLDEPFVSLDRTLVAEMHQLFTQLVTEARPTVLFVSHLIDDAARLADRAILLDNRPARIVADIALPVPRAKRDDAVLSEYRQLLTLA
- a CDS encoding M3 family metallopeptidase, with protein sequence MTNPFFAAWTTPYEAPPFDLIQTADFKPAYIEALEQHKREIAAIGDNPAAPSFDNTIAALERSGKPLRRVDAVFGQLSSAVTDEQLQAVERDVVLLVARHWNSIFLDPKLFARIDALYQQRQSLGLDPEALRVLERYHLDFVRSGARLTDAERERFGAIVERLAALGTQFGQNVLADEQETVFALSEAEMAGLPDFARSAAAETARDRKLNSPFAVTPSRSSVEPVLHFARDRAVREKVWRAFVQRGANGNKNDNSKVIEEIVSLRAEQARLLGYESYAAYKLADSMAGTPAAARGLLEQVWDGGRKKAEADRTALQELALSEGQSAPLEAWDWRYYAEKLRGGRYDFDENELKPYLQLERVVEATFFVAGQLFGLTFNPRADIVGYHPDVRVWEAVREGRVVGLFYGDYFARPGKRSGAWMTSFREQSRIDGEQIPFIVNTCNFNKPPEGQPALLSLDEARTVFHEMGHGLHGLLSNVTYPRISGTSVVRDFVELPSQLYEHWLEAAPVLARFTHVETGEPVPEALLDRMRAARTANSGFATVEFVSSAILDMDYHSQPMQGTVADFEREVLASIDMPREIALRHASTHFLHLFSGDGYAAGYYSYLWSEVLDADGFGAFKEARDPFDPATAKRLYDYIYSSGGSRDFAEAFRLFRGRDPDVTALLEGRGLVEAQS